TCTCCTTATGTGGAGTATGGTAATGATGATAATAGGAGGATTTGCTATAACTAATACTGTTTATTTGGAAAAATTTTATTTAACAAATAAAAAAGACAAATTAATCCAAATGGGGAGAGTTATAACAGATCCTAACTATATAGTAGATTTTAGAAATCTTGAAGTACAAAATAATGCTGAGATTATTATAAAAAAGTGTGATCAAGTAGATAAATATTATCAAAGAAAGCAACTTACTGAACATGAAGTAGATGAGATAAAAGAGAGTTTAAAAGATGAAGAACCTATATTTAAGACAATTTCTTTTGAAGATTACAGAGGAAAAGCTTTAATATTATTCATGCCTTATAAACCAGATAGATATATTGAGATAATTACCCCTCTAAGTCTTATCCAAGAGGGATTAGAACTTTCAATGAACTATCATTTACAAATAATAATTTTATCATTTATAGTTGGATCATCAATGGCTTTTATTTTTTCAAAAGCTATGGTTACACCAATATTAGAGATAAAAGAAATTACACAAAAAATAGCTAAACTTGACTTTAGTAGGAAATTTGAGTCAGATAGAACAGATGAGATAGGAGAGTTAGGAGAAGCTATCAATAAGATGGGAGAAACTCTAGAAAAAAATATCGATGAGATAAATAAAGTTAATAGGAAATTAATAGCTGATATAGAAAAAGAGAAAAAATTAGATAAACTTAGAAAAGAATTTGTAGCTTGTGTAAGTCATGAATTAAAAACTCCTATAGCTATAATTCAAGGATATGCTCAAGGATTAGTGGAGAATGTTGCTAATGAAGAGGATAGAAATTTTTATTGTGATGTAATTATAGAAGAAAGTTATAAGATGGATAGTTTAGTAAAAGAGTTACTATTAATTTCTCAGATTGAAGCTGGATATTTTAAAATGAAGATGGAAAAAACAGATATCTACCATTTAATTAAAGATTTGATGGATAAATACTCTACAAAAATAAATAAAATAGAGTATGAAGGAAAAGAGAATATAGTTGTTTTATGTGATGAAAAATATATAGATAGGGTTTTAGATAACCTTATTTCAAATGCAATAAAATATAAAACAGGAGATTCTCCAATAAAAATAAAGTTAGAAGAGAATAAAAATAGATGTATAGTAACTGTAAGTAATGAAAGTAAAAATCTTCAGAAGAAAGATTTAGATACTATTTGGAATCCATTTGTAAGACTGGATAGTGCAATAGGAAAAGAGGGACATGGACTTGGACTTGCTATAGTAGCAGGAGTATTAGAAAATCATAAAAGTAAATATGGAGTATATCTTTCTGAAGGGAATATAGTAAATTTTTGGTTTGAGTTAAAAAAATATAATGGAGAAAAAAATGAAGAAGAATGATTATTTTTATGAGATAGAGAAGGTTTATTTTGAAAAAAAATATGATATAGAAAAAAGGTTAAAAGAATTTAAAGAAGTATGGGAAAAAGGAAGTAATAAAGATATTCATGTGGAGTTATCTTTTTGTATACTTACACCACAATCTAAAGCTGTCAATGCTTGGAAAGCTATTACAACATTAAGAGATAATGGTTTACTTTTTAATGGTACAGCAGAGGAAATGGTGGAATATCTTAATATTGTAAGATTTAAAAATAATAAGGCAAAATATCTAGTAGAACTTAGAGAGAAAATGAAAAATGAAAAGGGAGAATTTATAACTAAAGATTTCTTTTCAAGTTTTAAGGATTTAAGAGAAGCTAGAGAGTGGATAGTAAAAAATATAAAGGGAATGGCATTTAAAGAAGCTAGTCACTTTTTGAGAAATGTAGGATTTGGAAAAGAGATATCTATTTTAGATAGACATATTTTAAGAAATTTAGTGAGATTAGAGGTAATAGATGAGATACCTAAAACTATTACTCCAAAGCTTTATTTAGAGATAGAAAAAAAGATGAAAGAGTATTGTGATTTTGTCAATATATCTATGGATAGTTTAGATTTACTTTTGTGGTATTTGGAAGCTGGAGAAATTTTTAAATAATAATGTTTAAGAAAGTGGATTCACTACACAAGAATGACGAAGATTGAAGAGAATAAATAGAGCAAGTCAGCAAAAGCGAACACTAAAAAACACAACTGTTTGAGTGAAACGAGTTTTGTGTTTTTAGTGAGCTAAGCCATACTTGCTCTTTATTCTTTGAACGAAAGTCATTCTTGAATTATTTATAATTTCTTAAATTGCAGTAGCTTTTTCTATAAATTTTTTAAATATTTTTAACATCTCTGTATTTCCACGAGCTGTCATCATTTCAGGATGCCACTGTATACCATAGAAAAATTTATGCTCTTTCATCTGAAAGGCTTCAATAATTCCATCTGAAGAGATAGCAATAGGGGTAAGATTTTTTCCTAAATTATTGACAGCTTGATGATGGAAGGAGTTAGTAGAAATCTCATCTCCATAAAGCTCAGCTAGAATATTATCTTTATCTACTATTTTTACTTTATGTACAGGCATATCTGGATAAAAATCTTGTCTATGTTTTAAAACTTCTCTATTAGAATATTTTAAATCTTGAAAAAGAGTTCCTCCCATAAAAACATTTAGAAGTTGATGACCACGACAAATTCCAAGAATAGGTTTACCTGTTTTAATAAATTCTTCTAAAATAAGAAACTCTCCTCTATCTCTTTCAAGAGAGACAACTCCTATTCCATTTTTAAAGTCTTCTCCATAAAGAGTAGGGTTTATGTCAGCACCACCAGAAAAAATGATACCATCTAATATTTTTATCTGCTCTTTTATAACCTCTAAATTATCTAAAGTAGGAAGGATAATAGGTATTCCTCCAGCTTCAATAACAGATTTAGAATAATCAATACTTACACAATTTCTAAAATAGTTTTGAAGATTTGGGTCATTTTCCCAAGCAGAAGTTATTCCTATAATTGGTTTTCTCATAAAATCATCTCCTATAATTTTACTTTATTAATATAATATGAAATTTTTAAAATATAGTCAATAAAAAATGGAGGGTTACTCCTCCATTTTTTCAATTTCAATATCTGGAAAGTTATTTTTTAAATCCTCTTGAGTTTTAATTTTTTTTAGTACTTCACAAGCAGAACAAAGACCACTACAAGTAGAAAAACCTTCTATAAACTCTATTGTATCTCCATCTTTTAATTGGTTTCCATTACCTTTAATTTTATATTTTCCATTTAATATCATCTAAATACCTCGTATAATATAATTTTTTATATTATACCAATTTTATAAAGTAATGGAAATGAAAATTTTAGAAACAATCAAATTATAGATTATTAGCTTTTTTATAAGCAGCATAGTTATCTAGTTTATCAGGGAAATATTTTTTTAGTATTTCAAGATATTTTCCTTCAGCATCAAGTTCAAGAAGAGCTTTATTAAATTTTTCAGCCATTTCAGTATTTCCTTTTCTAAAAGCTACTGAAGCACCTGGTTTTGTATCAAAGATAATATCTATTTTTTTAATACCATCTAGATTTTTTAAATACTCTTCAGCAGAGATATCAGCAATGATAACAGCATCAACTTTTCCATTCTTCAAATCCATTAGAGCTCCAGTCCAAGAATCATAAAGTTTAGGAATGCCACCAACATTAATAGTGAATTCCTCTTGAACAGTTCCAATTTGTACTCCTACTTGTTTCCCTTTCAACTCTTCTTTTTTAGTAAGTGGACTATTTTCAGCAACAAGAACATAGTGTCCACCCTCTATAAAAAGATAAGGCATAGAGAAAGTAACAGCTTTTTGTCTTTCAGGAGTTTGTCCCATACCAGCAATAACAGCATCGATTTTTTTCATTTGAAGAGCAGGAAGTAATCCATCAAAAGACATATTATGCCAAACAATTTCATAACCTAGTTTTTTACCTATTGCTTCCATTAAATCTATATCAAATCCAACAATTTCCCCATTTTCTAAGTATTCATAAGGTTTAAATTCAGCATTAGTTCCAACATATAATTTTTTAGCTGAAAAAGATAGTGTAGATAGTATTAATAGTAAGAATAAAATTAGTTTTTTCATAGTATAAAATCCCCCTTGATGTTCAATAGCTTAAAACTATTTATTATTTTTATATTCGTAATATTTATTAATTTTATCAGGGAAATATTTTTGTAAAATCTCAAAATATTTTCCATCAGCATCAATTTTTAAAATAGCTTGATTAATTTGTTCTGCTAATTCTGTTTCACCTTTTCTTAGGGCAATAGATGCACCTGGGAAGTTTTCCTCTACTACATCAATTTTTTTAATTCCTTTCATAGTTTTTAAATACTCTTCTCCACTTACATCAGCAATGATTACAGCATCAATTTTATTTTGTTGTAAATCCATTAGAGCCCCAGTCCAAGAGTTATAAAGTTGAGGTAATCCACCTAAATCTTTAGCAAACTCTTCTTGCATAGTTCCAATTTGTACTCCAATTTTTTTACCATTTAATTCCTCTTTTTTTACATAGCTACTCTCTTCATTAACTATTACATAGTGCTCATCTGATGAGAAAAGTAGATAAGGCATAGAGAAAGTAACAGCTTTTTGTCTTTCAGGAGTTTGAGACATACCAGCAATAACAGCATCGATTTTTTTCATTTGAAGAGCAGGAAGTAATCCATCAAAAGACATATTACTCCAAACTATTTCATATCCTAACTCTTCTCCAATGGCATCCATAAGTTCAATATCAAATCCTACCATTTTTCCATTTTCTAGGTATTCATAAGGAGCAAATTCAGCGTTAGTTCCAACATATAATTTTTTAGCTGCAAATGATAGTGAAGATAAAATTAACATTAAAAATAAAATAACTTTTTTCATAAAAAATCCCTCCATATTTTATATAAATTTTTATTTAGAACTATTTTTAAACTCTTCTTTTATCTCTTTTAAAAGTTGAGGATTAGTAAATATATCCATAGCTGTAAGAGCCATTGCTATTGCAGCTTCTTTCATTCCCTTATAAGCTTCTGGTTGTACAGTAGCACAAGCAAATTCTACACTGTGTCCAGTTAAATGATTTGTAGTAAGTGGGAAAGATGGATGTATAGTTGGACAACAATGACTTACATCTCCCATATCAGTAGAACCAAATCCCTCTTTATCAACAATTTTTGTAACTCCTTGAAGTATTAGATTTTTTTCATAAGTTTCAGATAATTTCTTATTTGTAACAAGGTTAGCAAAACTTGTTTCATAGTTTTCCATTTCCAAAGTAGTTCCAGTAGCAAGAGCAGCTCCTCTAGCACAGTTTTTTACTCTTTCTACTAATTCTTTAAGGTAAGAAAGTGTTTGAGCTCTTACATAGAAGTTAGCAACTGCTAAATCTGGAATAATATTAGCTGCCTTTCCACCATTACTTATAATTCCATGAATTCTAGCTGTTTCTAAAGTTTGTTGTCTTAAAGCATTGATAGAGTTAAATAACATAAGAACTCCATCAAGAGCATTTATTCCCTCATGTGGAGAACCAGCAGCATGAGCTGTTTTTCCTTTAAATGTGAATTGTATAGCTTCCATAGCTTGAGACTTTCCACTTCTAGTATGAGCTTCTCCAGTAGGATGTACAGCCATAGCTATATCTATATCATTAAATATTCCAGCTTTAGCCATATCTACTTTAGCTCCACAAGTTTCCTCAGCAGGAGTTCCAATTACCAATACTTCCCCCACAACATCTCCCATAATCTCTTTTAAAAGTATACCAGCTGCTACACTTGTAACACCAAATATATTATGTCCACAACCATGTCCAATACCAGGTAAAGCATCATATTCAGCAAGGATAGCTATCTTAGCTCCACCATTTCCAGATTTATATTTACCGATAAAAGCAGTAGATATTCCTGCATAGTTATCACTAGTTTCAAAGTTATGTTTTTTTAACAGATTAGTTAAAGCTTCACAAGCTTTAAATTCTTGATGACCTAGTTCAGGGTTATTGTAAATATACTCATTTACTTCTTTAAACTCCTCTAAGTATTTGTCAAAGATTATTGAAAGTTTTTCTTTTAATTGATTCATTTTTCCCTCCAGATGTAATAAAAATAAAAAAAGTCAATACACCATAGATGTATTGACTCAAATTTTTCTATATTAAAAATTGCTAATAGAAAATTCTATAAGCTTAGAGCAATATATTACTAGGTATAACAAAAGATAAGGTATTCAATTTTATATTAAATTTCCTTAACTTTAATGTCCTTAGTAACATTTTACTCCTCCTTTAATAGTTCTATTTGAAATATATATACCATATTCAAGAAAAAAAGTCAAACTATTTTTAAATTTTTCTCTCTTCAAGTAATTCAATCTTTCTCATATTTTCACCTTTTAAAATATATATTAAATCAAATACTAGGTGAAGAATATGATCAGCAAATCTTTCAAGTTTTTTACAAAGTAGAATTAAATCAGTTCCACTTTGAATATTTTCAGGTTTTTTCTTCATAAGCTCAATAATAGTTTCAGTATCTTCTTTAGTTAAAGTATCTATCTCTTCGTCCATAGTTAAAAGAGAGAAAAGAATTTTTTCATCACTTTTTATAAAAGCATTGATATATCCTTCATAGATATTTTTTGTTTTAATAGCTATTGGGTAGATAATGTTTTTTAACTCTTTTTTCATTTCAGGAGAATCCTTTTCAATAGCTTTTATAATTTTTAAATTAGCTTTTAAAATATCTCCCATTCTTTCTATAAGTCTAGCACTATTAATCAACATAATAAGTAATCTTAGGTTTCCAGCTGCTGGTTGGAATCTTGCCATTGTAAAGATAGAATCCTCTTTTATTTTTACTTCAAAATTATTGATTGTATCTTCAACTATTAAACATTCTCCATAAAGAGTTTTATCAAATGATGATTTTTCTAGCATCTCAATATTGATATCTAAAACTCTATTTAGATTTTTTAATAGTTCTAAGTAATGTTCTCTCAATCCTTTAATACTTTCATCTAAGTTTCTCATAATATCCTCCTATCCAAATTTTCCTGTTATATAGTCTTCTGTTTTTTTCTTGTGTGGTGTTGTAAATATCAGTTCTGTTTTATCAAACTCTTCTAATACTCCTTGATAGAAAAAGCCAGTATATTCAGATATTCTAGAAGCTTGTTGCATATTATGAGTAACAATTATGATACTGTATTCTTTTTCAAGTTGTCTAATAAGTTCCTCAATTTTTGATGTAGAGATAGGGTCTAGAGCTGATGTAGGCTCGTCCATTAGTAATATTTCAGGTCTTATAGAGATAGCTCTAGCTATACATAATCTTTGTTGTTGTCCTCCAGAAAGTCCTAATGAAGATTTGTGAAGTTTATCTTTAACTTCGTCCCAAAGAGCAACTGATTTTAAAGAAGTTTCTACAATTTCATCTAGTTTATCTTTATCTTTTTCTCCATGTAACTTAGGAGCGTAAACAAGATTTTCATAGATGCTCTTAGGGAATGGATTTGGTTTTTGGAAAACCATTCCTATTTTTTTTCTAAGTTCAACAATATCATATTCTTTATCAAAGATATTTTTTCCATCAAAAATAATATTTCCTTCATACTTAACATTAGGAATTAAGTCATTCATTCTATTTATTGACCTTAAAAATGTAGATTTTCCACAACCAGAAGGTCCAATTAGGGCAGTAACTTTATTTTTTTTGATTTCCATATTGATGTCTTTTAATGCTTTAAAGTCACCATAATAAAAGTTAAAATCTTTTACTAAAATTCTTGTATCATTAGAATTCATATTTCCTCCTAAAAATCTATATCTATATCATTATTTATTTTTTGAATTAAATCTTTGTCTAATAAAAGCACCAAATAAGTTGAAGCTAAGTGTTATAACTACAAGTATAAATAGTGTTCCATTGATAAAAGATGGTGGCATATTAGGAACTTGTGTAGATATAACATATAGATGGTATGGTAATGCCATTACTTGATCCCAATATGAAATTGGCAAGAATGGTAGATAGAAAGCAACTGCTGTAAACATTATTGGAGCTGTTTCTCCAGCTGCTCTAGATATACTTAAGATAACTCCAGTTAAAATTCCTGGCATAGCTGCTGGTAAAATTACCTTAGTTATTGTTTCCCATTTTGTAGCTCCAAGAGCAAGAGAAGCTTCTCTTAAATGATTAGGTATTGCAAGTAGAGATTCTCTAGTAGCTGTAATAATAACTGGTAAACACATTATTCCCAAAGTTAATGAACCAGAAAGTATAGAAACATCAAACCCTAAGAAGATAACAAATAGTGCCATACCAAATAATCCATAAATTATACTTGGAATACCAGCAAGGTTTATGATTGTTAAATTAATGATTCTAGTTAGAAAATTATCTTTAGCATATTCTACTAAATAAACACCAGTGAAAATACCAAATGGAACAGCTACAATGATTGTTCCAAGTGTTAACCAAAGAGTTCCAACTATTGCTGGAAATATTCCTCCAGCTCTCATTCCATCAGTAGGCATCTCACTTAGAAATTCCCAAGATATTGCAGGAATACCAGTATATATTATATAACCAATTATTAAAAATACAGGAATTACAGCAACTAAAGTCATTATTTTTATCAATATTTCTAAAAAATTAGCTTTTGATTTTTTTATAATTAACATTGTTTTTCCTCCTAAAATTATAACTCTCTTGCTTTTCTTATAAATTTATCAGCTATACAGTTAGTTATAAAACTTATTATAAAAAGTACAATTCCTATTGCAAATAGTGCATAGTAGTGAGTACTTCCTTGAACTACTTCTCCCATCTCAGCTGCTATCGTAGCTGTAAGAGTTCTTACAGCAGAAAGTGGAGTAGTAGCTAAGATTGGAGAGTTACCAGTTATCATAAGAACAGTAAGTGTTTCTCCAATTATTCTTCCAAATCCTAACATAATACCAGCAAATATTCCTGGAAAAGCTGCAGGAAGAAGAACATTAAAAATAGTTTCTACTTGGTTAGCTCCAAGAGCAAGAGAAGCTTCTTTATAAGATTTATCAAGAGCTTCTAATGAGTCATCGGCTATACTTACTATTGTAGGGAGAGCCATAAAAGCAAGCATTATTCCACCAGTTAAAGCTGTTAATCCACTTGAAAGATTAAATAAATTTTTTATAGGACCAGATAATACATATAATCCAATAACTCCTAAAACAACTGATGGTATAGCTGACATTGTTTCAATAATAATTTTTAAAAATGTCCTTACTTTAGGAGTAGCATATTCTGCTATATAGATAGCTGTTAAAATTCCAACTGGCACAGCAATAACTAAAGCTACTATTGTTACCCAAAATGAACCAACTAAAAGAGGTAAAAGTCCATATAATTCTGAAAGAGAAATCCACTTTTTCCCAAAAAAGAAATCAGTAACAGAGTATGAACTAAAAAACTTTAATCCATTCACAACTATAAATAAAAAGATTAGAAAGATTATAACTATATTTGAAATCCCTATTCCAAATAGAATATGTTTCATTCCGTTATCTTTAATTTTTCTAAGATATTGCATAAAAACCTCCAAAAATATTTCAAACTACATTAATTTAATAACAAAATAATAATAAAGTATCAATGTAAAAAGAGTATTAATTCAATGTTAAAATTGTGTAAAAAAATTTTTACATAAAATTTACATTGGATTAATACTAACTTAACATAAAAATATTATATTTGATTTGTAAATAAGAAAAAGTAATAAAAATTAATTTGGAGGGAATAAAATGAATATTTTCAAAAAAGGTTTATTAGGAATGTTAGTTGTGGCAGGATTATTAGTAAGTGCTAATACAGCAGAAGCTAGATCAAAAGTTATTCAAGCTAAAGGGTCAGATACTATATTAAATGTATCGCAATCAATAGCAGAAAATTATATGAAGGAAAATAGAAAAGCAAGAATAGCAGTAACTGGTGGAGGTTCAGGAGTAGGAATTTCAGCTCTTATTAATGGAACAACAGATATAGCTATGGCTTCAAGAAGTATTAAATCAAAAGAGATAGAACAAGCTAAAGCAAAAGGATTAGAAGTAAAAGAAGTAGTATTAGGTTTTGATGGAATAACAATAATAGCAAACCATGCAAATACTGTAAAAGATATTGATGATATAACTCTAGGAAAAGTGTTTAGAGGAGAGATAACTAACTGGAAAGAGTTAGGAGGAGACGATGCTCCAATCGTTGTACTATCAAGAGATTCATCTTCAGGAACTCATGAATTCTTTAAAGAACATATAATAAGAGAAAATAATACTAAAAAAGATTTAGAATATGGACCAAAAACTTTATATATGCCTTCCAATGAAGCTATAAAGCAAGAAGTTAAATCAAATAAATATGCAATTGGATATATTGGAATGGGATATATGGATAACTCAGTAGAAGCTATAAAAGTAGATGGAATAGAGGCAAGTGTAGAGAACGTAGCAAGTAAAAAATATCCAATAGCTAGAGAGGTATATTGGTATGTAGATAATAATGCTTCAGAAGATGTAAGCAATCTTGTAGATTATGCACTTTCTTCAAAAGGACAAGAATTAGTTAAAGAAGAAGGGTTTGTTCCTGTAAAATAAAATAATAAAGTAAAATAATATCTATGTTAGAGAGAGCTTAAGAAATAGTTAAAAGTTGCAAATTTCCTTTTACTTTTTGAGCTCTCTCTTTTATAATTTAAATATAAATTATAAAAACCAATGGAGGCAAAATGAGAATATTAGTAGTTGAAGATGATAAAGAGATACAGGAGCTAATAACATATTTTCTTTCTAAAGAAGGATACGAAGTAGACCAAGCAGATGATGGATTAGAGGGACTTAGACTTTTGAAAGAAAAACAACATAATTTAGTAGTATTAGATTTAATGTTGCCTAATTTAGATGGGAAAAATTTTACGAAAATAGTAAAAGGTATATCTTCAGAATATGGAGATCCAGCTATTATTATGTTAACTGCTAAAACAGAGATAGAAGATGTATTAGAGGGATTAGAAATAGGTGCTGATGATTATATGAAAAAACCTTTTGATCCAAGAGAATTAGTTTTAAGAGTTAAAAGATTTTTTAAAGAGGAAAAAAGAGAAGAAGAAGTAAAAAGAAAGTATGAATTTCTAGATTTAGTGATAGAAGATGATAAACATAGAGTTCTTTATAAAGGAGAAGAGATAGATTTTTCCAAAAAAGAGTATGATTTATTACTTTTATTGGTTTTAAATAAAAATTTAGTTATAACAAGAGAAAAAATATTAGATAAAATTTGGAAAAGTAATTACTATACTGGAGATAGAACAGTGGATGTATATATATCAAAATTGAGGGATAAGCTTCCTGAAATAAGCGAACATATAAAAACAATAAAAGGAGTGGGATACAAATTAGAAGAAAAGAGATAGCAATATTAATTATGATATTAATATTGGAAGGAATATTTATAGGAATAAACTCAAAAATACTTTCAAATCTATATCAAGAAAGAGCAAAACAGATTTTAAAAGAGGATACAATATTAGTAAAATTAGTAGCTGAAGGGAATCCACGTACAAAGTATCAAGAACTATTTTCAAATAATGCTTTAAGATTTACTTTAGTTGATTTAACAGGGAAAGTAGTATTTGATTCTAAAAAAACTGAAGAAGAAGAAAAGAGGATGGATAATCACCTTCAAAGAGAAGAGATTCAAGAAGCAATAGAAAAAAAAGAGAGTTTTACAATTAGGTATAGCGAAACTTTTGACACTGTGATGGCTTATTATGCAGTTTCTATAAAAAATAGTGTGGGGGAAGAATATATATTAAGAACTGCTAGTGAATACAGCAAAGAACTTTTACAGATAAGAGAATTTCTTTTAGTTCAGATAGTTTTCTTTTTAATATTAAATTATGTTATACATTTTTTCTATAAAAACTATATAAAAAGAGATTTTTATACTAAGATTAAAAGAATGAGAAAATTTCTTGAAAGTGGAGAAATGGAGAAAATAAATTACTCTAAAGATGAATATTGGCTTTTTGAATTTTGGGATATTTTAAAAGAGTGGCAAGGAAAAAATTTAAAAAATATTTCAAAGCTAGAGAAAGAGAGAAGAATACTTTCTGAAGTTTTACATTCAGTAGATCTGTTTATTGGATTGCTAGATAGTGAAGGGAAGTTTATTGTAAAAAATACATCTTTAAAATATGTGGTAGATCCATATGAAGAAAAATATTTAGAAGCAATAAAATATCTTGAATTGATAACTCCAATAAAAAATGGATTAGTAAATAAAAAAGAATACAGAGAGGATATTTATATACAAAGTCTTAAAAAATATTTTTTATTTACAATGAAGTATTTGGAATTTAGTAATAGATTTATAATTACAATTAAAGATATCACAAGTACAAGAGAAGCAGTAGAGGTTCAAAAAACATTTATAAATAATGTAAGTCATGAATTAAAAACACCACTTACTAATATCAAAGGATACTTAATAGCTCTAGAAGATGCACCAGAAGTAATGAGAAAAAAATTTTTAAATACCATTAAAACAAATGTTGAGAGATTAGAAAATATAGTTTTAGATTTTTTAAATATCTCTAAAATAGAAAATTCCAATTTAGTCAATATATCTCAAGTTGCAGTTGAAAAAATAAAAAAAGAACTTTTAGAGATTCTCTCAGGAAAAATTAATGAAAAAGGAGCTAAGGTAGATTTTTTATTTAATTTAACAGATGGAAGAGATTACTTAAAGGTAGACTCTGAAAAGATATTTATGATATTAAAAAATCTTATTGAAAATGGAATAATATATAATAAAAATTCAGAACCTGAAGTAATAGTTAAAGTAGATGAAAAAGGAGATAGGTATAATATAAGTGTAGAGGATAATGGAATAGGAATACCTATCTACGAGCAAGATAAGATATTTGAAAGATTCTATAGAATAGATAAGGCTAGAACAAGCAATTTAGGAGGAACAGGATTAGGACTTTCCATAGTAAAGACTCTCATTGAAAAATGTGGTGGAGGGCTTGTAATTGACTCTATTGAAGGAAAAGGCACAATATTTTCTTTCTACATTTTAAAATAAAGTATGGACTAGACTTATAAAAATATGGTATTATTTAAAAGTCTATAAATACAAATGAAAAGGGGTAAAAAAATGGCAAAAGTAAAACATGTAATAACAGCTTATAAAGCACAAATGAATCCACAGGTAAATGGAGTTATAGATATATTTGGAGAATTTGATAATCTTATTCAACCTATGTTCCCATTCCCAATGGCAAATCTTTCAGTAGTAGTAACTGTAACAGATTTACAAAGACCTACTATGTTTGAAGTAAGACTTAATGCTCCAGATGATACATTAATAACTAAGGGAGAGTTTGGAATTTTACCAGACCCATTTGGAGTAGGAAAGAAAATTTTAGATTTAGAGAAATTCTTAGTTGGAGAAAGAGGAAAGTATACAATAGATATATTTGAAAAGGTAGCTCAAGATAAAGTGAAATTCCTGTCAACAGAGGATTTATTCATAGCTGACTATCCACCACAAAGAAGATTATCCGATGAAGATAAAGCTAAGATATTAGCAACTGAAGGTGTAATAAAAACTGTAAGAACAGAGTTTAAAGCAGGAGAAGAAGTTATAAAACTTCAAGTAAATCTAGATAAAAATGCACCTATTGATGAAGGACATATAGCTATTCCAGAAAATGATAGATTGACAGTAGGAGATAGAGTTTTTGATTTAACTGGAATTAGAAGACAGATAGAATGGTTATTTGGAAATCCATTACCAAAAGCACCAGAAAAAAAA
This DNA window, taken from Fusobacterium mortiferum ATCC 9817, encodes the following:
- a CDS encoding phosphate signaling complex PhoU family protein, which produces MRNLDESIKGLREHYLELLKNLNRVLDINIEMLEKSSFDKTLYGECLIVEDTINNFEVKIKEDSIFTMARFQPAAGNLRLLIMLINSARLIERMGDILKANLKIIKAIEKDSPEMKKELKNIIYPIAIKTKNIYEGYINAFIKSDEKILFSLLTMDEEIDTLTKEDTETIIELMKKKPENIQSGTDLILLCKKLERFADHILHLVFDLIYILKGENMRKIELLEERKI
- the pstB gene encoding phosphate ABC transporter ATP-binding protein PstB; this encodes MNSNDTRILVKDFNFYYGDFKALKDINMEIKKNKVTALIGPSGCGKSTFLRSINRMNDLIPNVKYEGNIIFDGKNIFDKEYDIVELRKKIGMVFQKPNPFPKSIYENLVYAPKLHGEKDKDKLDEIVETSLKSVALWDEVKDKLHKSSLGLSGGQQQRLCIARAISIRPEILLMDEPTSALDPISTSKIEELIRQLEKEYSIIIVTHNMQQASRISEYTGFFYQGVLEEFDKTELIFTTPHKKKTEDYITGKFG
- the pstA gene encoding phosphate ABC transporter permease PstA; the protein is MLIIKKSKANFLEILIKIMTLVAVIPVFLIIGYIIYTGIPAISWEFLSEMPTDGMRAGGIFPAIVGTLWLTLGTIIVAVPFGIFTGVYLVEYAKDNFLTRIINLTIINLAGIPSIIYGLFGMALFVIFLGFDVSILSGSLTLGIMCLPVIITATRESLLAIPNHLREASLALGATKWETITKVILPAAMPGILTGVILSISRAAGETAPIMFTAVAFYLPFLPISYWDQVMALPYHLYVISTQVPNMPPSFINGTLFILVVITLSFNLFGAFIRQRFNSKNK
- the pstC gene encoding phosphate ABC transporter permease subunit PstC gives rise to the protein MQYLRKIKDNGMKHILFGIGISNIVIIFLIFLFIVVNGLKFFSSYSVTDFFFGKKWISLSELYGLLPLLVGSFWVTIVALVIAVPVGILTAIYIAEYATPKVRTFLKIIIETMSAIPSVVLGVIGLYVLSGPIKNLFNLSSGLTALTGGIMLAFMALPTIVSIADDSLEALDKSYKEASLALGANQVETIFNVLLPAAFPGIFAGIMLGFGRIIGETLTVLMITGNSPILATTPLSAVRTLTATIAAEMGEVVQGSTHYYALFAIGIVLFIISFITNCIADKFIRKAREL
- a CDS encoding phosphate ABC transporter substrate-binding protein; amino-acid sequence: MNIFKKGLLGMLVVAGLLVSANTAEARSKVIQAKGSDTILNVSQSIAENYMKENRKARIAVTGGGSGVGISALINGTTDIAMASRSIKSKEIEQAKAKGLEVKEVVLGFDGITIIANHANTVKDIDDITLGKVFRGEITNWKELGGDDAPIVVLSRDSSSGTHEFFKEHIIRENNTKKDLEYGPKTLYMPSNEAIKQEVKSNKYAIGYIGMGYMDNSVEAIKVDGIEASVENVASKKYPIAREVYWYVDNNASEDVSNLVDYALSSKGQELVKEEGFVPVK
- a CDS encoding response regulator transcription factor, producing the protein MRILVVEDDKEIQELITYFLSKEGYEVDQADDGLEGLRLLKEKQHNLVVLDLMLPNLDGKNFTKIVKGISSEYGDPAIIMLTAKTEIEDVLEGLEIGADDYMKKPFDPRELVLRVKRFFKEEKREEEVKRKYEFLDLVIEDDKHRVLYKGEEIDFSKKEYDLLLLLVLNKNLVITREKILDKIWKSNYYTGDRTVDVYISKLRDKLPEISEHIKTIKGVGYKLEEKR